From a region of the Salarias fasciatus chromosome 6, fSalaFa1.1, whole genome shotgun sequence genome:
- the sfrp2 gene encoding secreted frizzled-related protein 2, whose translation MRAFISTATVLWAITIPALEAIHGLYNFGQHDLFYKKNNCKPIPANLLLCHDIEYTEMRLPNLLGHETMNEVLQQASSWIPLVQKQCHPDTRKFLCSLFAPVCLDDLDEPIQPCRSLCESVKRGCAPIMSAFGFPWPNMLDCDNFPLDNDLCIPPASIENVVPVTREVPRVCDACKETDENDNEIVDNLCKNDFALKIKVKEISYINGDTKIVPETKSKTIYMMNGVTERDLRKTVLWLKDGLQCICEEMNDINAAYLVMGQKMDGHLVITSLKRWQKGQREFKRISRSIRKMQC comes from the exons ATGAGAGCCTTTATTTCGACTGCGACCGTGTTGTGGGCGATAACAATACCAGCGCTGGAAGCCATCCACGGACTGTACAACTTTGGCCAGCATGACTTATTCTACAAAAAGAACAACTGCAAGCCGATTCCTGCCAACCTCCTGCTCTGCCATGACATAGAGTACACAGAGATGCGCCTCCCGAACCTGCTCGGACACGAAACCATGAACGAAGTTCTGCAGCAAGCTTCGTCCTGGATCCCGTTGGTTCAGAAGCAGTGTCACCCCGACACAAGAAAGTTTCTCTGTTCTCTTTTCGCTCCAGTTTGCCTGGACGACTTGGACGAGCCGATTCAGCCGTGCAGGTCTCTGTGTGAGAGCGTCAAGCGCGGCTGCGCGCCCATCATGTCCGCGTTTGGCTTTCCGTGGCCGAACATGTTGGACTGCGACAATTTCCCACTCGACAATGATTTGTGCATACCTCCTGCGAGCATAGAGAACGTCGTGCCAGTAACCAGAGAGG TTCCCAGAGTGTGCGATGCTTGCaaagaaacagatgaaaacGACAATGAAATTGTTGACAACTTGTGCAAGAATGACTTTG CTCTGAAAATCAAGGTGAAGGAGATCTCCTACATCAACGGCGACACCAAGATCGTGCCGGAGACCAAGAGCAAGACCATCTACATGATGAACGGCGTGACGGAGCGTGACCTGAGGAAGACGGTGCTGTGGCTGAAGGACGGACTGCAGTGCATCTGCGAGGAGATGAACGACATCAACGCCGCGTACCTGGTCATGGGCCAGAAGATGGACGGCCACCTGGTCATCACCTCGCTCAAGCGCTGGCAAAAGGGCCAGCGAGAGTTCAAGAGGATTTCCCGCAGCATCAGGAAAATGCAGTGCTAG
- the plk1 gene encoding serine/threonine-protein kinase PLK1, protein MSAGVAKPANPAAHVDPKSAPLKEIPEVLVDSRSMKRYSRGRFLGKGGFAKCYEITDMDTKQVFAGKIVPKALILKQHQKEKMASEIAIHKSLGHQNVVGFHGFFEDEDFVFVVLELCRRRSLLELHKRRKAVTEPEARYYMSHLLKGVQYLHNNRVIHRDLKLGNIFLNDDMEVKIGDFGLAAKIEFDGERKKTLCGTPNYIAPEVLCKKGHSYEVDVWSLGCILYTLLVGKPPFETSCLKETYNRIKKNSYTIPWHIKPGAASLIKRMLHADPSQRPTISELQEDEFFTSGYIPLRLPTTCLTVPPRFSIAPSTAAELGLRRPLTAINNKAGTEKVEVKDEPVQRDADPECNLKDILQQLDSIVASKPADKDIIRQEEAEDPACIPIFWISKWVDYSDKYGLGYQLCDNSVGVMFNDYTRMIMYADGDSLQYIDKTASESYLSVRSFPATLNKKITLLKYFRNYMSEHLLKAGANVARREGDELARLPYLSLWFRTKSAIVLHLTNGTVQVNFFHDHTKLILCPLMAAVTYIDEKREFRTYKLSLLEEFGCSKELASRLRYAKLMVEKLLESKRANAAH, encoded by the exons ATGAGTGCTGGTGTTGCAAAGCCGGCGAACCCGGCGGCTCACGTCGACCCGAAATCGGCTCCCTTGAAAGAAATCCCCGAAGTCCTGGTGGACTCCCGCAGCATGAAGAGGTACTCCAGGGGTCGCTTTCTTGGAAAGGGAGGTTTTGCTAAATGCTATGAAATCACGGATATGGACACCAAGCAGGTTTTTGCTGGCAAGATAGTGCCAAAAGCTTTGATCCTGAAACAACACCAGAAGGAGAAGATGGCGTCGGAGATCGCCATCCACAAGAGCCTCGGCCACCAGAACGTGGTGGGCTTCCATGGGTTTTTCGAAGACGAAGACTTTGTGTTTGTCGTGCTGGAACTCTGCAGGAGAAGG tcgctgctggagctgcacaaGCGACGCAAGGCTGTCACCGAGCCCGAGGCTCGCTACTACATGTCCCACTTGCTGAAGGGTGTCCAGTACTTGCATAATAACAGAGTCATCCACAGAGACCTGAAGCTGGGAAACATCTTCCTAAACGACGACATGGAGGTCAAGATAG GTGACTTCGGTCTGGCTGCCAAGATAGAGTTTGATGGCGAGCGGAAGAAAACGTTGTGTGGCACACCCAACTACATTGCACCTGAAGTGCTTTGTAAGAAGGGGCACAGTTACGAAGTGGACGTGTGGTCACTGGGGTGCATATT GTACACGCTGTTGGTGGGAAAGCCTCCATTTGAGACCAGCTGCCTGAAAGAGACCTACAACCGCATCAAGAAAAACAGCTACACCATCCCCTGG CACATAAAGCCAGGCGCGGCCTCTCTGATCAAGAGGATGCTGCATGCGGATCCCTCTCAGAGGCCGACCATCTCCGAGCTGCAGGAAGACGAGTTTTTCACGTCCGGTTACATCCCCTTACGGCTGCCCACGACCTGTCTCACTGTGCCCCCGCGGTTCTCCATCGCCCCCTCTACGGCAGCCGAGCTCGGCCTGAGGCGTCCACTCACAGCCATAAACAACAAAG CTGGAACAGAAAAGGTAGAGGTGAAGGACGAACCTGTGCAAAG GGATGCTGACCCAGAATGCAATCTGAAAGACatactgcagcagctggacagcATTGTTGCCTCCAAGCCTGCTGACAAAGACATTATTCGTCAAG AAGAGGCCGAGGATCCTGCGTGCATCCCCATTTTCTGGATCAGCAAATGGGTGGATTACTCTGATAAATACGGACTGG GCTATCAGCTCTGTGACAACAGCGTTGGCGTCATGTTCAATGACTACACACGCATGATCATGTACGCCGACGGAGACAGTCTGCAGTACATCGACAAGACGGCCAGCGAGTCCTACCTGAGCGTGCGCTCTTTCCCCGCCACCCTCAACAAAAAG ATAACACTGCTGAAATACTTCCGGAACTACATGAGCGAGCACCTGCTGAAGGCCGGCGCCAACGTGGCGCGGCGGGAAGGCGACGAGCTGGCCCGGCTGCCCTACCTCTCCCTGTGGTTCCGAACGAAGAGCGCCATCGTGCTGCACCTCACCAACGGCACCGTTCAAGTCAACTTCTTCCAC GATCACACCAAGCTCATCCTGTGCCCGCTCATGGCCGCCGTCACCTACATCGACGAGAAGCGCGAGTTTCGAACCTACAAGCTGTCTCTGCTGGAGGAGTTCGGCTGCAGCAAGGAGCTGGCCAGCAGGCTCCGCTACGCCAAGCTCAtggtggagaagctgctggagagcaaacGCGCCAACGCCGCGCATTAG
- the palb2 gene encoding LOW QUALITY PROTEIN: uncharacterized protein palb2 (The sequence of the model RefSeq protein was modified relative to this genomic sequence to represent the inferred CDS: inserted 3 bases in 3 codons; deleted 1 base in 1 codon), producing the protein MKTDDLLHCEEQLRTTLHCDDKEKLRRKLAQLQREYLKTAQRLQRAERLDAVRRHVRSRISQQNKQTQKSHSEPASLILKSNDGDVPDDQEPPEHSADGDHPRKSQAIRFMLPSDASCPQTPNPSPVTQSGSRPSSGLRLRSRRSRLRLERRSTEVGRSIDNSEKGQDQSDRVEYDGTAGEEEDEVKSERVDAVHESEELFSSADSESPSLLLTHWTAHGYTDTEDVAENGAPRRKKLKNNNTENRSREAEREEEDAIFEGVTDLKLQQESYNEAAEKINSDQNPDDMTMKAGLNQITRDEKSSGLQESCTIVEGLLFPARYYVRTTKAYEFSQTQPDMQAVILSQXNAPRHRRSRGRGRAQTKSTAEHSNMHIRTDLPSQIAAPSSAGPLNATLERSGENLDLISHSQMDPEAVLSPSVTGAPPVRGRRKRGRGRGRPRTPRSTSTPMSISQSPSADGMKLCVTQKETLIVPDETMPAPSHYTVSQLSPELIETQSTSGSGQTQKVFPVFMKTGIKTTQLPCRNRGSASWQSLLLPSSSPTPSSLLPLPSLSPLLPVKDLSAMSIQDFHLPDEQFASLKLQKLRSVAVELGTEDFSSSSHNTCSSYQRSSPHCFSANSPVTPLPLPLSLTPTASNLPHADEDHRAATLSASLQNLSTEHKHRDELSKQPSTDGDITETCKEELTEHLQAEIHSNTSCSVSRVEVSEGGDCLPTHKEDETQALCGKSVSCTQTNKHALLKSEQAIYCGEDQRSGNTQAEKPFPSYCPLQDRPKEPSNTCDCLQTTESPEESSVNQLNVKSPAEVSEQPSEAGARLTAGVPTEEEISAVHTHVLLSSPPASAPCQFITPHLPSSTLTSSPELPSLGITPHPDAAGLPLISSPSALPPSLPPPALSPPSAAAGGSLVDAYCFIDPSGTLCVAAAGKWAVCLWSQTSALDWSLKHTWTFSEPVVTCFHVRDGAGXMCVTLGQLEIREVRTLSSSRLTQKLTCEGVFQAVIGLSESRVVTSSPSATGSTXQVLALSESSSSPSCHSLASPGVCVGALAPVEGLSNALIGTDESGHLFVWNVKSGQLLCKVAFGEDFSHTACLRGYSHCGVLFVLLQHHFLSSLEKEEEKKVLKDNTRDHLFSLVAVNPLSGKSVPAARLYPPAAWTDSLCEADVNRTGVVGLSQRGCVCVWELGQRGAPRTLQAPESDAWQLARWGGADMLVIGHLNGDVTLHSCN; encoded by the exons ATGAAGACTGACGATCTCTTGCActgtgaggagcagctgaggaccACACTGCACTGTGATGACAAGGAGAAG CTTCGGAGGAAGTTGGCCCAGCTGCAGAGGGAATATCTCAAGACAGCGCAGAGACTGCAG CGCGCTGAGCGTCTGGATGCGGTGCGGAGACATGTGAGGAGCAGGATCTCTCAGCAGAACAAACAGACCCAGAAGTCACACTCTGAGCCTGCCTCGTTGATACTGAAGAGCAATGATGGAGATGTGCCAGATGATCAAGAACCTCCTGAAC ATTCGGCAGATGGTGATCACCCAAGAAAGAGCCAAGCAATTAGGTTTATGCTCCCCTCAGATGCTTCTTGTCCTCAAACTCCAAATCCTAGCCCTGTCACACAGAGTGGCTCCAGACCGAGTTCTGGCCTGCGTCTCAGGTCACGTCGCAGCCGTCTCCGACTGGAAAGGAGAAGTACAGAGGTCGGGAGGAGCATAGATAACAGTGAGAAGGGACAGGATCAGAGTGACAGAGTGGAATATGATGGaactgcaggagaggaggaggatgaagtcAAATCAGAGCGAGTTGATGCAGTGCATGAAAGTGAAGAACTATTTTCAAGTGCAGACTCTGAATCTCCCtcgctgctgctcacacactggACTGCTCATGGATACACTGACACAGAAGATGTTGCGGAAAACGGTGCACcaagaagaaagaaactca aaaacaacaacacagaaaatagaaGCAGAGAAGCggaaagagaagaggaggatgcAATTTTTGAGGGAGTGACAGATTTGAAACTACAACAGGAGAGCTATAATGAAGCAGCTGAGAAAATAAATAGTGACCAAAATCCTGATGATATGACAATGAAGGCAGGACTGAATCAGATCACAAGAGATGAAAAGAGTTCCGGCCTTCAGGAATCTTGTACTATAGTGGAAGGACTACTTTTCCCCGCTAGGTATTATGTTCGAACCACCAAGGCGTATGAGTTCTCACAGACTCAGCCTGACATGCAGGCTGTTATACTCTCTC TAAATGCACCGCGACATCGCAGGAGTCGGGGTCGTGGCAGAGCACAGACTAAGAGCACTGCTGAACATTCCAACATGCACATTCGGACAGATCTCCCTTCTCAGATAGCTGCCCCTTCATCTGCTGGCCCTCTGAATGCAACTCTTGAGAGATCTGGTGAAAATCTGGATTTAATCTCGCATAGTCAGATGGACCCAGAAGCTGTTTTATCCCCTTCAGTCACTGGAGCTCCTCCTGTAAggggcaggaggaagagaggtcGAGGCAGAGGAAGACCTCGGACTCCAAGGTCTACAAGCACCCCAATGTCGATCTCACAGAGCCCCTCAGCTGATGGGATGAAGCTTTGCGTCACCCAAAAGGAAACGTTAATAGTGCCAGATGAAACCATGCCAGCACCCAGCCACTACACTGTTTCTCAGCTTTCTCCTGAACTTATTGAAACTCAGTCCACTTCTGGTTCTGGACAGACGCAAAAGGTCTTTCCTGTTTTTATGAAGACCGGCATCAAAACTACGCAATTGCCATGTAGGAACAGAG GCTCAGCAAGCTGGCAGtccctcctccttccatccTCCTCACCCACTCCAtcatctctgcttcctctccctTCCCTGTCCCCTCTCCTCCCAGTCAAAGACCTGTCCGCCATGAGCATCCAGGATTTTCACCTCCCAGACGAGCAGTTTGCCTCCCTGAAGCTACAGAAGCTTCGCAGTGTGGCCGTGGAACTAGGAACTGAGGATTTCTCATCCTCATCTCACAACACGTGCAGCAGCTACCAGCGCTCCAGCCCTCACTGCTTCAGCGCTAACAGCCCGGTGAcacctctccccctcccacTCAGCCTCACTCCCACAGCTTCCAATTTGCCACATGCTGATGAAGATCACCGAGCTGCCACGCTGTCTGCAAGTCTCCAAAACCTGTCAACAGAGCACAAGCATAGAGATGAACTGAGCAAGCAGCCTTCAACAGATGGAGATATAACAGAAACCTGCAAAGAGGAGCTGACCGAACACCTTCAGGCAGAGATTCACAGCAACACATCATGTTCTGTCTCACGAGTAGAAGTGAGTGAAGGTGGCGACTGCCTGCCTACACATAAAGAGGATGAAACACAGGCTCTGTGTGGCAAGTCGGTCAGCTGcacacaaaccaacaaacatgcTCTCCTAAAATCTGAACAAGCAATTTATTGTGGAGAGGATCAAAGGTCTGGAAACACCCAAGCAGAGAAACCTTTTCCCAGTTATTGCCCGCTGCAGGATAGACCGAAGGAGCCCTCTAACACCTGCGATTGTTTACAAACCACTGAATCTCCAGAAGAGTCTTCCGTTAATCAACTGAATGTGAAATCTCCTGCTGAAGTTTCAGAACAGCCATCTGAGGCTGGCGCACGTCTTACCGCAGGAGTGCCGACTGAAGAAGAAATAAGTGCTGTTCACACTCATGTCCTCCTCAGTTCTCCCCCAGCTTCAGCACCTTGCCAGTTCATCACCCCACATCTGCCCTCATCCACCCTCACCTCCAGCCCGGAGCTTCCCTCCCTCGGAATCACCCCCCATCCGGACGCTGCTGGCCTCCCCCTGATTTCCTCGCCCTCGGCTCTGCCCCCCAgcctgcctcctccagctctctccCCCCCGTCT GCGGCAGCAGGAGGATCTCTGGTGGACGCGTACTGCTTTATCGACCCCTCAGGTACTTTGTGTGTTGCAGCGGCAGGAAAATGGGCTGTGTGTCTTTGGAGTCAGACTTCAGCTTTGGACTGGAGTTTAAAACACACCTGGACATTCAGTGAG CCTGTAGTCACGTGTTTCCACGTCCGGGACGGTGCAG TGATGTGTGTGACTCTGGGTCAGCTGGAAATCAGAGAAGTGAG GACGCTGTCGAGTTCCCGCCTCACGCAGAAGCTGACCTGTGAGGGTGTCTTCCAGGCGGTTATCGGGCTGTCTGAGTCCAGAGTGGTTACATCCTCGCCGTCGGCGACTGGTTCCA TGCAGGTGTTGGCATtgtcagaaagcagcag ctCACCTAGCTGTCATTCTCTTGCGTCTCCTGGCGTTTGTGTCGGGGCCCTCGCTCCGGTTGAAGGGCTGTCAAATGCGCTCATCGGCACTGATGAAAGCGGACACCTCTTTGTTTG GAACGTGAAGAGTGGACAGCTGCTGTGTAAAGTCGCGTTCGGAGAAGATTTCTCGCACACAGCCTGTCTCAGAGGATACTCCCACTGT GGAGTGCTGTTTGTCCTGCTGCAGCATCACTTTCTGAGCTCCCtcgaaaaagaagaagagaaaaaggtGTTGAAGGACAACACAAGAGACCACCTGTTCTCCTTGGTGGCGGTTAACCCCCTGAGCGGAAAGTCTGTCCCGGCTGCTCGTCTTTATCCGCCTGCTGCCTGGACCGACAG TCTGTGTGAAGCCGACGTTAACCGCACC GGTGTGGTGGGCCTGAGTCAACGTGGCTGCGTCTGCGTGTGGGAGCTCGGGCAGCGGGGGGCTCCGCGGACGCTGCAGGCTCCCGAGAGTGACGCCTGGCAGCTGGCTCGGTGGGGAGGGGCCGACATGCTGGTGATCGGGCATCTCAACGGAGATGTTACTTTACACAGCTGCAACTGA